The following coding sequences lie in one Treponema socranskii subsp. buccale genomic window:
- a CDS encoding iron-containing alcohol dehydrogenase, whose translation MKYATFSIPNRIVHGAGALEFLSTLEGKKAVIVTGGSSMKKFGFIDEAKGYLEKAGMQVEVIDGVEPDPSIKTCKDGGAKMAEFKPDWIIALGGGSSMDAAKIMWVYYEYPGYNFDDLVAFKFPKLRTKAKLIGIPSTSGTASEITAFSVITDREKNIKYPLVSPDIIPDIAIVDDRIPAKMPPLVTAQTGMDVMTHAIEAYVSTAHDDYTDPYALEAIRLVFEYLERAVANGSDMEARGKMHTASTVAGIAFSNCSLGIVHSMAHKIGGEFHLTHGEANAIMLPYIIDYNRKETDRYSKLEGALGIDDIAKAVTALNRKVGITRTIQEGKNTVIPEDAFLKVLDLMSERAFNDACTLTNPRKTSPADIKKIYLAAYYGKDIDF comes from the coding sequence ATGAAGTACGCAACGTTCAGCATCCCCAACAGGATCGTCCACGGTGCAGGTGCATTGGAGTTTCTTTCCACGTTGGAAGGGAAAAAAGCGGTCATAGTCACCGGCGGAAGCTCGATGAAAAAATTCGGATTCATCGATGAAGCTAAAGGCTATTTGGAAAAAGCGGGAATGCAGGTGGAAGTCATAGACGGCGTTGAACCCGATCCTTCCATTAAAACCTGTAAAGACGGCGGGGCGAAGATGGCCGAATTCAAGCCCGACTGGATCATCGCATTGGGCGGCGGATCCTCGATGGACGCCGCCAAAATCATGTGGGTGTATTACGAATATCCGGGCTATAATTTCGACGATTTGGTCGCATTCAAATTTCCGAAGCTGCGGACAAAAGCAAAACTGATCGGCATCCCGTCCACGTCCGGCACGGCGTCCGAAATCACGGCGTTTTCCGTTATCACCGACAGAGAAAAAAATATCAAATACCCTTTGGTCAGTCCCGATATCATTCCCGATATCGCCATCGTCGACGATAGAATTCCGGCAAAGATGCCGCCGCTCGTTACGGCGCAAACCGGTATGGACGTCATGACGCATGCGATCGAAGCGTATGTTTCGACCGCCCATGACGATTACACCGATCCCTATGCGCTCGAAGCGATCCGGCTCGTATTCGAATATCTCGAACGGGCAGTCGCAAACGGCAGCGATATGGAAGCGCGCGGAAAGATGCATACGGCATCTACCGTTGCGGGTATCGCGTTCAGCAACTGTTCGCTCGGCATCGTGCATTCTATGGCGCATAAGATCGGCGGAGAATTTCATTTGACACACGGAGAGGCGAACGCCATCATGCTTCCGTACATCATCGACTACAACAGAAAGGAAACCGACCGCTACAGCAAATTGGAAGGCGCTTTGGGCATAGATGATATCGCAAAAGCGGTGACGGCTTTAAATAGAAAGGTCGGCATTACGCGCACGATTCAAGAAGGCAAAAACACCGTCATCCCCGAAGATGCATTCCTCAAGGTATTGGATCTGATGAGCGAGCGGGCATTCAACGATGCGTGTACGCTTACCAATCCGAGAAAAACATCGCCTGCCGATATTAAAAAGATTTACCTCGCTGCATACTACGGCAAAGACATCGACTTCTAA
- a CDS encoding PFL family protein — protein sequence MIFSATEIEQTVNMFMRQKLDIRAITMGISLRDCISDDGKKCRNRIYDKIMKRAGNLVKVGREIEAEFGVPIINKRIAVTPIAMIAEASGERNYVAWAETLDKAAKELGVDFAGGFSALVQKGITAGDAVLIDSIPAALACTERVCSSVNLGSTKSGINMDAVKLMGQIVKKTAERTKEKDGIGCAKLVVFCNAPEDNPFMAGAFHGPGEGDAVLSVGVSGPGVILAAAKEYKGKPIDELADGIKKTAFKVSRMGQLVGTEAAHRLGVEFGILDLSLAPTPAVGDSVARILEECGLESAGAPGTTAALAMLTDMVKKGGVMASTKVGGLSGAFIPVSEDEGMIRAVKEHSITLEKLEAMTTVCSVGLDMIAIPGDTEASTISGIIADELAIGMVNNKTTAVRVIPVPGKTTGDWAEFGGLLGGAPIMAVNAFGCKEFIDRGGRIPAPIHSFRN from the coding sequence ATGATTTTTTCAGCGACCGAAATCGAACAGACTGTCAATATGTTTATGCGGCAAAAGCTCGACATCCGCGCGATCACGATGGGCATTTCGCTGCGGGACTGCATTTCAGACGACGGCAAAAAATGCCGAAACCGCATCTACGATAAAATTATGAAGCGGGCGGGAAACCTCGTCAAAGTCGGCCGCGAAATCGAAGCGGAATTCGGAGTGCCTATCATTAACAAACGTATTGCTGTCACGCCGATTGCGATGATTGCGGAAGCGAGCGGCGAACGAAATTACGTCGCGTGGGCGGAAACGCTCGACAAAGCCGCAAAGGAACTCGGCGTCGATTTTGCCGGCGGTTTTTCGGCTCTCGTGCAAAAGGGTATCACTGCGGGCGACGCCGTCCTTATCGATTCTATTCCCGCGGCTCTTGCATGCACCGAACGGGTGTGTTCGTCGGTCAATCTCGGTTCGACGAAGAGCGGCATCAATATGGACGCCGTAAAACTCATGGGACAAATCGTCAAAAAAACGGCGGAGCGCACGAAAGAAAAAGACGGCATCGGCTGCGCAAAGCTCGTCGTGTTCTGCAACGCTCCGGAAGACAATCCGTTTATGGCGGGCGCTTTTCACGGACCGGGAGAAGGGGATGCGGTACTGAGTGTCGGCGTTTCGGGACCGGGCGTCATCCTCGCCGCCGCAAAAGAATACAAAGGAAAGCCGATCGACGAACTTGCCGACGGCATCAAAAAAACGGCGTTCAAAGTTTCGCGCATGGGACAGCTTGTCGGAACGGAAGCGGCGCACCGGCTCGGCGTCGAATTCGGCATCCTCGATCTGTCGCTTGCGCCGACTCCCGCCGTCGGAGATTCGGTTGCGCGCATCCTCGAAGAATGCGGCCTTGAAAGCGCGGGCGCACCCGGTACGACGGCAGCTCTCGCTATGCTCACCGACATGGTAAAAAAGGGCGGCGTTATGGCGAGTACGAAAGTCGGCGGTCTTTCGGGCGCCTTCATTCCCGTGTCGGAAGACGAGGGGATGATACGCGCGGTAAAAGAGCACTCGATTACGCTCGAAAAACTCGAAGCGATGACGACGGTGTGTTCGGTCGGCCTCGACATGATAGCGATCCCCGGCGATACGGAAGCGTCGACTATCAGCGGCATCATCGCGGATGAACTGGCGATCGGTATGGTCAACAACAAAACGACCGCAGTGCGCGTCATCCCCGTTCCCGGAAAAACGACGGGCGATTGGGCGGAGTTCGGCGGCCTCTTAGGCGGTGCGCCGATTATGGCGGTGAACGCGTTCGGCTGTAAAGAATTTATCGATCGCGGCGGCCGCATTCCCGCTCCCATTCACAGCTTCAGAAATTAA
- a CDS encoding GNAT family N-acetyltransferase, with protein MRFIPVDEKKKAETLAFLTKYERTCVSLIEHVRRGESDIFSIEGDARETLGVISVKSRMLLCVPNARSLQNDKAFCSSLKVFLSDKKISCVNGEAEASHLIMKIFAELGRTPLHINEYALMTLSEAALKNLKTKEGRYASVSEGQQTLIARHTARAAGEKAYCEQFKIVRCGIKDADALMPLQLAYEAEEVLPPCRTQNPAVTRKNLERILKTEYVLALQNSRGETAAKANTNAIGIRWAQIGGVYTAPDFRRKGCASLLVETLAEKIVASNRLPVLYARNGNEGAQKAYSAIGFTKTGGFTIAYY; from the coding sequence ATGCGCTTTATTCCGGTCGATGAAAAAAAGAAAGCGGAAACGCTCGCTTTCCTCACAAAGTACGAACGCACTTGCGTATCGCTTATCGAACATGTCCGCCGCGGCGAAAGCGACATTTTCTCGATCGAAGGCGATGCGCGCGAAACGCTCGGCGTCATAAGCGTCAAAAGCAGAATGCTCCTGTGTGTTCCGAATGCACGTTCGCTGCAAAACGATAAAGCGTTTTGCTCATCCCTCAAAGTATTTTTGTCGGACAAAAAAATCTCATGCGTAAACGGAGAAGCCGAAGCGTCGCACCTCATCATGAAAATTTTTGCGGAACTCGGCAGGACGCCGCTCCACATAAACGAATATGCGCTCATGACGCTTTCCGAAGCGGCGTTAAAAAACCTCAAGACAAAAGAAGGTCGGTATGCGTCGGTATCGGAAGGACAGCAAACGCTCATTGCCCGGCATACGGCGAGAGCCGCCGGTGAAAAAGCGTATTGTGAACAATTTAAAATAGTCCGATGCGGTATAAAGGATGCGGATGCGCTCATGCCGCTGCAACTCGCATACGAAGCCGAAGAAGTGCTGCCGCCGTGCAGGACGCAAAATCCCGCCGTTACCCGAAAAAATCTCGAACGCATTTTAAAAACCGAATACGTTCTTGCGCTGCAAAACTCACGCGGCGAGACGGCTGCAAAGGCGAACACGAATGCGATCGGTATCCGCTGGGCGCAGATAGGCGGAGTGTACACTGCTCCCGATTTCAGAAGAAAGGGGTGCGCGTCGCTCCTCGTCGAAACGCTCGCCGAAAAAATCGTCGCATCGAATCGGCTGCCGGTGCTCTACGCACGGAACGGAAATGAGGGCGCACAAAAAGCATATTCGGCGATCGGTTTTACGAAGACGGGCGGCTTTACGATTGCGTATTATTAA
- the glpK gene encoding glycerol kinase GlpK produces MALISRRCAVSEKKYIVALDQGTTSSRAVVFNHGANKVASAQQEFNQYYPKPGWVEHDAEELFLSQLSVLREAVRSARIEEGQIAAIGITNQRETVVLWDKATGKPVYRAIVWQCRRTAELADELVLSGQGDVIREKTGLLPDAYFSGTKIKWILDNVEGVRKRAENGEILAGTIDTWLVWKLSGGKCHVTDYTNACRTMLFNIHTLKWDDDLLQLLGIPRCILPDVKDSSCVYTTTDKNVCGFEVPIASVIGDQQAALFGQGCFNEGETKSTYGTGCFMLMHTGTKPVASSHKLLTTIALGINGSVTYALEGSVFIGGALIKWLRDELGLIKTAHECDTLAETVSDSNDVIIVPAFTGLGAPYWDPYARGTIAGLTRGVNKAHICRAALEAIAFQVKDELECMKEDAGCAIPTLKVDGGASVSNPMMQFQSDILDTPVYRPKNVETTVTGAAFLAGLAVGVWHDKDELLGFWKMDKIFTPEMENKKRDALYASWKRAVERAKGWAIH; encoded by the coding sequence ATGGCACTTATATCGCGGAGGTGCGCTGTGTCCGAAAAAAAATATATCGTTGCGCTCGATCAGGGAACGACGTCGTCGCGGGCTGTCGTGTTCAATCACGGGGCGAATAAGGTTGCAAGCGCGCAGCAGGAATTCAATCAATATTATCCGAAGCCCGGCTGGGTCGAACACGATGCCGAAGAATTGTTTTTGAGTCAGCTTTCGGTACTCCGAGAAGCCGTGCGGAGCGCCCGCATAGAAGAAGGGCAGATTGCGGCTATCGGCATAACGAATCAGCGGGAAACGGTCGTATTGTGGGATAAGGCGACGGGAAAGCCCGTGTACCGCGCCATCGTATGGCAATGCCGCCGAACGGCCGAACTCGCCGATGAATTGGTACTGTCGGGACAGGGGGACGTGATCCGCGAAAAAACGGGCTTGCTTCCCGACGCGTATTTTTCCGGTACGAAAATCAAATGGATTTTGGACAACGTCGAAGGCGTGCGTAAACGCGCGGAAAACGGAGAGATCCTTGCCGGTACGATAGATACGTGGCTCGTGTGGAAGCTGAGCGGCGGCAAATGTCACGTGACGGATTATACGAATGCGTGCCGCACGATGCTTTTCAATATTCACACGCTGAAATGGGACGACGACCTTTTGCAGCTGCTCGGTATACCGCGCTGTATCCTTCCCGACGTAAAAGATTCATCGTGCGTGTATACGACGACCGACAAGAACGTATGCGGTTTCGAAGTTCCTATCGCTTCCGTCATCGGCGATCAGCAGGCGGCGCTTTTCGGTCAAGGCTGCTTTAACGAAGGCGAAACGAAATCGACGTACGGTACCGGCTGCTTTATGCTCATGCACACGGGAACGAAGCCGGTTGCTTCTTCGCATAAGCTTTTGACGACGATTGCGCTCGGCATAAACGGTTCCGTGACATACGCGCTCGAAGGCAGCGTGTTTATCGGCGGAGCGCTCATCAAATGGCTGCGTGACGAACTCGGTCTTATTAAAACTGCACATGAATGCGATACGCTTGCAGAAACCGTTTCCGATTCGAACGACGTGATTATCGTGCCGGCTTTTACGGGGCTCGGTGCGCCGTATTGGGATCCCTACGCGCGCGGTACGATTGCGGGACTGACGCGCGGTGTGAATAAAGCGCACATCTGCCGTGCGGCGCTCGAAGCGATCGCGTTTCAAGTAAAGGACGAGCTTGAGTGCATGAAAGAGGATGCAGGCTGTGCGATTCCGACGCTCAAAGTCGACGGCGGGGCGAGCGTGAGCAATCCGATGATGCAGTTTCAATCCGACATCCTCGATACGCCCGTGTACCGGCCGAAAAACGTCGAAACGACGGTGACGGGCGCGGCCTTTCTTGCGGGGCTTGCCGTAGGTGTTTGGCACGATAAAGACGAATTGCTCGGCTTTTGGAAAATGGATAAAATTTTTACTCCCGAGATGGAAAATAAAAAGCGCGATGCGCTGTACGCGTCGTGGAAGCGTGCGGTCGAACGTGCAAAAGGCTGGGCGATACATTAA
- a CDS encoding NAD(P)/FAD-dependent oxidoreductase, whose product MNSMITYDVAIIGAGITGACIARELAKTSAKVALIEKENDVACGSSKANSAIVHGGFDPVPGTLMARLNVRGSELYPELAKKLHFDYENNGSLVIAFDEQGRTLLNTLLDRGKKNGVKDLRIVESEELHDMEPNLGDNSLAALYSPTAGIMCPYKATWAFAESAVINGAEFFRNTAVHAIEKTDGIFVLRTGHGEIRAKYVVNAAGIFADKVSAMAGARKFVIKQRRGEYCLLDNNCKSLVNHTLFQTPTALGKGVLVTQTVDGNILIGPSADDQSGDMNGYTGTTAASQADVLAKASLTIPDIPRGNIINSFAGIRAIACEADENGNAGESVEDFIIEEDANVKGFINASGICSPGLSAAPAIAEYVAELLKSAGLAVKKRNDFIEERKGITAFHTADIAMRLKLIKEDPLYGQIICRCETVTEAEIVQAIRSPLGALDVDGIKRRTRAGMGRCQSGFCSPRVTEILSREAHIPMTSVTKKGGASFMLAGKTRDFSDDESMQGAKR is encoded by the coding sequence ATGAATAGCATGATTACGTATGATGTCGCAATAATCGGCGCGGGAATCACCGGCGCCTGCATTGCGCGGGAGCTTGCAAAAACTTCCGCAAAGGTCGCGCTCATCGAAAAAGAAAACGATGTTGCGTGCGGCAGTTCGAAAGCGAACTCCGCGATCGTTCACGGAGGATTCGATCCCGTGCCGGGTACGCTCATGGCGCGCCTCAACGTGCGCGGAAGCGAACTGTATCCGGAACTTGCAAAAAAATTGCATTTCGATTACGAAAATAACGGCTCGCTCGTTATCGCCTTCGACGAGCAGGGCAGGACGCTTTTAAATACGCTGCTCGACCGCGGCAAAAAAAACGGCGTAAAGGATTTGCGTATCGTTGAAAGCGAAGAACTGCACGATATGGAACCGAATCTCGGCGACAATTCGCTTGCGGCGCTGTACTCTCCGACTGCGGGGATCATGTGTCCGTACAAAGCGACGTGGGCCTTTGCCGAAAGCGCGGTCATAAACGGCGCGGAATTCTTCAGAAATACGGCGGTTCACGCGATCGAAAAAACGGACGGTATCTTCGTGCTGCGTACGGGGCACGGAGAGATCCGCGCGAAGTACGTCGTAAACGCCGCAGGCATCTTTGCGGATAAAGTGAGCGCGATGGCGGGCGCTCGAAAATTCGTCATCAAGCAGCGGCGCGGTGAATACTGTCTTCTCGATAACAACTGTAAATCCCTCGTCAATCATACGCTCTTTCAAACGCCGACCGCGCTCGGAAAAGGCGTGCTCGTAACGCAGACCGTCGACGGCAATATTCTGATCGGACCGAGCGCCGACGATCAAAGCGGCGATATGAACGGCTATACCGGTACGACCGCCGCATCGCAGGCGGACGTGCTTGCAAAAGCGTCGCTGACGATCCCCGATATTCCCCGCGGCAATATTATCAATTCCTTTGCCGGTATCCGCGCGATCGCCTGCGAAGCGGATGAAAACGGAAATGCGGGCGAAAGCGTCGAAGATTTTATCATCGAAGAAGATGCGAACGTAAAAGGTTTTATCAACGCGAGCGGTATCTGCTCGCCCGGTCTTTCAGCCGCTCCGGCAATTGCCGAATACGTCGCGGAACTGCTTAAAAGCGCGGGTCTCGCTGTAAAAAAGCGAAACGATTTTATCGAAGAGCGAAAGGGGATCACCGCTTTTCATACGGCGGATATTGCGATGCGCTTAAAACTTATTAAAGAAGATCCGCTGTACGGGCAGATCATCTGCCGCTGCGAAACGGTAACCGAAGCGGAAATCGTGCAGGCGATCCGTTCTCCGCTCGGCGCGCTCGATGTCGACGGCATCAAGCGGAGGACGCGAGCGGGCATGGGCAGGTGCCAAAGCGGTTTTTGCTCGCCGCGCGTTACGGAAATCCTTTCGCGCGAAGCGCATATTCCGATGACGTCGGTGACGAAAAAGGGCGGGGCGTCGTTCATGCTTGCAGGCAAAACGCGCGACTTTTCCGACGATGAATCGATGCAGGGGGCAAAACGATGA